GGATCTACCTAAACCAATCTGGGACGAAAGATCCTTGGCAAACTCAAGCTGCAGAAATATTGAAGTGTTCAAATCGTTCTGGATATTAATTTCTTCCACCGTCTTGATAGGGAAAGCAGCCATAATAATAATCGATTGAATAATGGAGATATCTCTAGGAGTCTCTGCCCAACAACGTTTTGTGAGCTCTTTTCTAATGAACTGTGCCTCAATCTCGGCATTAGCAGAGGTGACATAGACTACGGTCCAAAAGATAAGTTCACTGCTATTAAAAACTGCTGTCGGATGCTCGAGAGGACTCATTATCGGGACGTAGGGAAGGAACTTTTGATTGAATTCTTGGAAATAACAGcttatttcttcctctgtgTAGGAACACAAATCCGATAATTTAAAGATAGGTGGATAATTCTTTCCGCCATCTTCAGAGTGCTCACTTGAAGGGGTAGTACAAGCAGTAGTTACACTAATGTAGGTGCTGGTACTTTCGAAACTTCTTATACGTTCCATCTGcatttcatcaaaatcattAGTAGATGGGCCAGGGAAATCCAGCCAGTCTGGTGGTGTAATAACATCTGTTGAGAGGTCAGTGtcatttgaagagtctGTTTCACCTGGAACACCGTCTCTAATCTCAGCAAGGCCAATTACCCCCAGACGTTTCTGCTTGCAAAGATGTGTGATATAATTGTTCTTGGTAAGTAATTCATCCACCAGTCGCTTCAATAGATCGACATCGTCGGAAAGTTTCTTGATAATGTTGGATCTTTTCACAGGAATTACTATTTCCAGCTGGCACGTGACACCGCGTTTGGCGCAGGAAGAGCAGGGATTTGGACCGGTATTCACATAGTTGCACTTGGTTTTGTGCTTTCTGCATCTAGCACATGATTTTAAATGTCTTGGCTTGGGTTGGTCTGAGTTGTCTGGGGGATTTTTGTTAATGACCTTTGTAGTGACAAGAGGCTGTAATGTATTGTAGACTGGTTTAGCCCTAGATCTGGAAGATCTCGGCGATTTCGCCGACGACTCCATGGATCCGCCTGAGGCGCTAGCCGCTTCATCTTCGACTTCTAGCTTTGTCCTTTTCATTAGAGTATTGGGTAATAGGGGAACAAGCTTGCGTTTTTGGCCACTCATGCCATAAATAAACTCGGAAGTATCCATAATATATAAGGACGATagtttgaaaaatttgaCCTGTCAGAAGAGCAGTATAAAACGGATCAAGATTTATCACCTTTTATATGCCAATCTTGAAATATATGGGGTGTGTAAAAGTCGTCCTTGCAATTAGAAGGATTTGAAATAGGAGTCCGGaaattttttgttttgtgAGAAGGACTCATGGGAGATATCAGAGAGTCATCGAGTCCGCCAGGATTTTGGTCTGGAAGTACTCGACCTACTTCTGATGCTTCATATGTGACTCCATGCTCCGTGCTTCGTGCTCAATTCTTAGTAGCAGCAAATTCATATCGCTCACAATTATCCGTGCTCGGCTTTCGTAATGGAAATAGGGGTGCAAAAATCTACGGAATAGGCTACTGCATAATAAATAGGAAATCAAAGTGatgcaagaagaaaaaatcGGTTAACTACTTGTTTCTTTTGCTCGATCCGTTTGGCTATTACGCGGGGTAATAGGGGTGTAAGCATAGTCGGGGAATATGTGTCAAGGACTACCGGGGTTTTAAGAGAAGTTATTGGTTATATTTAAACTTGAGGTTCAGGAAGACGCCAACCTTCGAGTTTGTGTTAGATCTACGCTAAATACGTTGGCATTATTAGCAAAATACCAACAGCTTCTGAGATATAGAAGGACAAAAAATGATTAATAGAAAAAGTTTAAATggttgaaaaattaaatctattgttttttttttaagcCAATGACGGCATTCTTAATAGAAGATATGATGTCCGTTGCCACGGTCTCCGGGATACGGCTTGTCAGACGGTATAACTAGTTGGGCTCGGAGTCCTATCGAATCTGAGATCTGTTTAGCTTCAGCCACCTATATGTTCTTCCTTACTTTCCACTTGAATACTATCTAGATGCTCTTTAGCCTCGCTCTCATCCTTCTCTGCTTGAACATCTTTCATCGTCTTACCATGTAAAGTATAATCTTCCGACTCTTCATCAGCACCACATCCACAATCGTAGTCTTCTAGGATGCTTGTGCAGTCATATATTGGGTGGTGAAGTACCTCGTTGACCTGGTTATGAATAAAGCATCCCCAAATTGCTGCATTTTTCCGCGAGTTGAGTTGTGGGGGATACTTTTTGAGCAATTTGACAAAGTGTCTTGCACAATCTCCACACGGATAAACCTGAGCAAACGATTTTATATAAGTGCTTAGGTGCCCtctctctgtttctgtAGGTTCATCCGGGTATCTGGCTAAAATGGTGTGGAACAATTTCCAAGATGCGTGTCCCAATTCGATTCTGAGAGTCTCGTTTCCCATTTTAGGCATGAACGGAATATCAACGTCCATCGAAACTTGagatttttctttattaAACACATTTAATGCCCTATCCTTAAGCTTTTCTGGTGAAAGATCAAGACCCTTAGAGGTATCGTTGAATGATGTCGTTGATATAACGTAAAGTATAGTAGTCACAAGAAACAAAGTAATAATGGCGATCGCCGGTGACCGCACGAGCTTCATAATGGAACCGCTACGGGGCCTGTGGATAAGAAACTTCATACTTGAACGATGGATGGCACTGCAGAAAGAGTGAATGAGTAAGCCGCCCATCTCTTGTAACTTAAAACTTTCAAGCTCTTACAAACGAACAATTGCGTCGACGAGTCGACGCGTCGCAACCGAGAAAGCCCCTTTCTCTGTAACCCCGCATACAATTTACATCCTTTTGGAAGGCCAGGCAATCCATTActtcttgttctcttcAGGTAACATCATGTCTAACCATGAAAATGATAAGTCCAAATCGATCCACCTTCCATTTCGGAAAGTGTCTGCTTCGAAGCGTGACGGTCCAATTACGAGCTCATTCAATTCCTGGCAGATCGACTCGGCACGTGAAATGCATCAGTTGACTGTCAAGGCACGTACGCCGACGAAAATGACAACATCAACGACAGATTTGCATActtccaccaccaccacagTTTTCTCTCCTACTTCAATTCAAGTTCCGGCACAGGGTCACCACGGGAAATGCAACAACCCTCGCTGTGTTCACTGTGGTGCCGTGATAATACCGGCACCTGCTGCATCTTTCCCCCTAGCTGATACACCTTCTATCGCTATAAATGACTGGCAGATTTTTACTTCCAGGAATCCCATACTAAACGCTTCTGAGATAGAAACGTTTGAAAAGATCATCCAGGTACCTGTTCCAGAGATGATATTTGGAAACAACAGAGTCGAGGTGATTAACAATGCCCTGGGGTTTCATATCTGTTTTAATTCATTGGATGCATTAAAGACTGTGAGTATTGATCCTAAGGATATCACGAAGGTGTCGTATGCCAATGAATGGTTTAAAAGCagtaaaaagaagcatAGTCAGGGCGATGATGTGGTCCTCGAAGTATTTAAGCCATATGACTGGACATACACGGTGCATTATAAAGGAACAGAACTTGGTGTGCCCAGTCCCGGTTTCATCAAAGACGATTCATACGAAATACCGCATGAAAAGTTGACTCAGAAAGTGCCGATCCTGTTTTTCGATGATATGACtttatttgaagatgagttAGGAGATAATGGAATCTCCACTTTAAGTATCAAAGTTAGAGTGATGCATCATTGTATGTTGATTTTGCAGAGGTTGTTTGTTCGCGTAGATGATGTTTTGGTTCGTATCCACGACACGAGATTGTACATTGATTTTGAGGAGAATCTGGTTGTGAGGGAGTTTAAGAAACAAGAGCAGGATTATAAAGAGCTACTGAAGGCAAACTACATGCATCAAGATCCTAGAAAATTACTTAGAGATATACAGTGGTGTTCGATCAAGTTGCCTGTGAGGAGTGTTGAAAGGGAGTATATGAAGCTATGATAGCGCaggtttttttttttttggcgGTTCGCTTTACCGGGCCCCGTGGCGGGATCTTTACCGGGCTCAAGGACGTCGTGATAACGTGGATTCGTTCAATCGAGTGATCTCTTCTATATAACGCATTTATACTAGCTATATCGTTGATGTTCATTGCCAGACGATTCTTCTCTGTATCCCGGCTTTTGTCTTCAAAGGTGGCCGTAATTGGTGCAGGACCATCTGGTTTCTACACCTCTTTAAACCTCTTGAGAGATAAAGATCCggatcttcaagttgacATGTTTGAGAAGAACCCGTGTCCGTTCGGCTTGGTTCGATACGGCGTGGCTCCCGATCATCCAGAGGTCAAAAATTGTCAAGACAGATTCCAAGATACAAGAGAAGATGCTAGATTCCAATATTTCGGTAATGTTTCAATTGGGTCGGacttgaaattgaaggagttaTATGACAACTACGACGCTGTCGTCTACGCTTACGGTTCCAGTTTGGAGAACAAGTTGGGGATTCcaggtgaagaagatcatccTGCAATTATTAATTCTCGTGCCTTTGTCGGCTGGTACAATGGAGACCCCGAATACAAAGATTTGGATCCACCTCTAGATAAAGTCAAGAGTGTGGTAATCATTGGTAATGGTAACGTTGCAATTGACCTTGCACGGGTCTTGTTGGCTCCTATTAACGATCACTGGAAAGGAACTGATATTACGGATCATGCTTTGGCGATGCTGAACCTTTCAACTGTGAATAAAGTGACTATTGTAGCTCGAAGAGGCTTCTTGGAAAGTAAGTTTACCAATAAggagttcaaagagttaCTTGAGCTTTATAAAGAAGGAGTACACTTTGGAGGTTGGCCTGAACAAAAGTTTGCCACTTTGAATGATATGACATTGGGCCGTGTGGACAAGAGAAGACTTTCATTGGTGAATAAGTACATTGGAATTGCTTCCCAGCAAAATGAAGATTCAGGTTCCAAAGAGTGGTTTTTAGATTATCTTAAGAGTCCAATTGGGTTTAAAGTGGATCCAGAGAATTCCGAATTGCTTCGAGAGATCATTTTCAGAGAAAGCTCTATTACAATCGAGAAAATAGAAGGCCAGGATCATAAGTATAAGTACAAATCGAAAATCGAGCCTACAAATGAATTTAGTTCAATCGAATGCCAGCTGGTAATTCCTTCTATTGGTTATAAGTGCAAGCCGTTGGCTGAGTTTAAAGAATTGGGTATTCCATTTGATGATAAAAGAGGTGTGATACCGAATGTGGATGGACAAGTCCAGGGAAAAGAGGATTCATACTGCGTGGGATGGATTGCTAACGGATCTCGCGGCAATATTAATTCCGCTGTAATGACGAGTGCTTTACTTGCAGATATTATACAGGAAGGACTAAAATCGTCAAATAAGGAAGGAAGGTCCGTTATCGAAAGTCTTCTCACGGAAAGGAAAGTGCAAGTGGTTAACTGGGAAGACTGGATGAAAATCGAACAATATGAAAGGACCCTGGGAGAGCAGAAGGGTAAAATAATGGACAAGGTGACCGATTATAATAGGATGCTCGAGATCTGCAAAGAGAATTTAAGTTAAATAGAATTGATACGATACATTCGTtgcatatatatatatataatgATAAATCTTGAACATATCACAATGTGAATAGTATTGGTGCTGTTTAATTGTCCTTTTCGTGGGATAGTTCAAAGTAATAATCCATACTGTAGCCGAAAACTGTTAAGAACAAAACCATATGCATAATTGGGGCACCAGAAGTTCTGTACTTCTCTCTGTAAGAACCAAAGGGTGTTTTTGgagcagcagcggcagTATGACCTCTTGGAAGCTTAGAGTAGAAAGCAACAATGTTTTGCATTCTCTTGGCTGTAGGGTTGGAGCCAATATTCTTGAGAATAATGTTAGTAGGGCGAAAAACAGTCGGACCGACGAAGCCATAAAAATACTTACTGCTGGAGAGGCAATCTTTGGTGGGATCAAAGTAGATAAGCTCCTTCTGAAAATAAAAGACATCTTGTTGTTTGTTATTCAAACTGTACCACAAAAACTGTACTGTGCTTGATTGCGTCTGACTTGTTACTTAAGTCTCTATTGATTCCCGCGAGCTTCAACACAAAATTTTCGGATTTTTTTCTAGGATGCGATTGGCTGGAGATGCATGCGCGGGGGTATGCGCTGCTTATGCTGATTATATAAGCGAGCAACTATCCTTTCCTTGATTTGCATGCCGTCgttatcttcatcagcCATTTGAGGATCAGTATGTATCTGCGCCGAGCCTTCACTCCGTGTATGTACCCCATTCTTTATCTTTGATCAAGATCTCTCCGCTTTTATCTAATTTCCTGTATCTCCGTCGTAAATTTGAAAAACTACTCtgattgaaaaattaacATAAAGGAGCTTTCCTCGAACTTTCCTAATCCGGTAACTGCATACTAATGAGACCCCATGTATCTTTTCACACTTCAGGATTTGGCTGCTAAGTAACACAGATCCAATTGCATCATGATTCCTACATTCAGGGCAACGCGGTCTCTATGCATGACCACCTTATATGCGGCTGGTATCATCAACCGCAACTGTGATGACTGTCAAATCTAACTCATTCTGGGGTCTGTGGCTTGCCTTCGTAGCCGGTGTGACGAATCGCAGATAATCTAAGGTGGGTATGCGTATAACTATTTATATTATGCATCAATTCCTTTTTAGTTGATCCCCTATAAACCCCAACATGTTGTTTCTTTTGTATTAATCCCTCCTGTTACTTGAGTACTCTTCTTGAGTCAGATAGTTTCCTCCccttttcctcctcaaaAACATATTTGAAAGCTACAGATTATAGTATTAACACAACCATATAAAGTTCACTCATtttgtctctttcttcatccatccTTAAGTCATCTGTCTACATCTTGCATCAGAATAATTTCCCCAGCTTTATCCCGATTAGGAAATCCCCCCCCGGATCCAGCCTGGGATTCTCACCCCGTTATAATATTATAATATATACCTTTGTTCTATCGCGTCACGTCTAGAGAAAAATCAGATTGACTTGAAAAGGCTAAAAGCAGCTATTTAGATACtactcttctttttatctgTTTTCCTCAATTGTTATTCTCAGCATGTCGTCTCGTCCTTCCAGTAGTATTTCTCTGTTGGAAAGCAATGATATGCCGAATCTACTTCATGAGGGTCCACAGACTTTTTCAGGAGCTTTTATTACACTTCAGCATCACCAAGTTCAACAATCCCAAACTCCATCGCAGTCTTTTCCTGATTCTTTGCTAGATCATTCATCTTTCCTTCAATATAATACTCAGTCCGATCTTGAAGCTGACAATGGTACTAgtgtttcttcaaaaactcCTCGCACCATTAGGTCTTTCAATACTGATATCTACGCTGCCTCTACCCCTACTGCCCATTCCTCACATTTCTCGGTGTTCCCTGAAGCAGatattgtttctttgaagcCGAACAGAAAGTTCTCGCCCGTGTATTTTCAGAggaattcttcaaactccCATTCCAACCTCATATCTGACATTAGTAAAGTGACATCTACTCAGTCTACTAATTCTCAAAACTCTATCAATCATCAATGGAATCATGATACTCTATCTTTGAGTATGGGTATTCCTTGGGATGGTCTAGGTCATCGTCATTGTGTAAGCAGTGGTGAACTCCCGAGTTCACAGTCGATTGCTTCCTCCGATCTGGTTTTAGAGATAGATTCTTTGTATGATCTTGGAATTAAGAGTTGTAATACCTCGGATGCCAACGATATTACAAGTACAGTAGGTGTTTCTGGTACTTCAGGCACATCTGCTACTGCTATTAGTGGTATTAAGCAACCTCTGGAGAAAGTTGTCCTTTCGTCACCTtcaattttgaaaagaagtagCAGTGATTCTCAAATTTTTGAGAAACGGTTTGAGCTACCTGAAAGTAGTTTGAAATTACAGCCAGTACGTTTGCCAATAAATGGTGCCGGTCAAAAGCAGCCTGAGAGGGcatattcttctatcaCCGATGCCTCCGTTGTGGGCGACAGTGATTATGATACAGCTGAATCCAATAGACCAATTATTTCCAAAAATTCTTTTAAGTTTGTTAAAGTTGCTACTCGATCCAATAAGAGGGTTAGATCAGATTGCAATGTGGATTCAAGTTATGAGCTTTCCACAGAGAAATTCACCAAAACTGGAATCGAGGGACTAATTGAAGactattcttcaaagtttcCAAAGTATAAAGCTCGTATTGTGCTTCCTAAACTGAATGCAGAGAGATCTAGTGAAATACTAAAGATAGCAGAGGGTAAGAAGATGCAACTTTCAGATGTCAAACAGATCTTGGCTTTGCTAAAGCTGCGGAACTTCGATATCAAGTTGCGGCTAATTGCCAGAATAGTGGGTAACTCTCGTCTGCTTAAGGATATCGAATTCGTTGAACATGAAAAGGACACTGGACTTATCATTTCCGAGAGGCCAGACGGTGACTTAAATTTGACGATTAAAACATATGCTGGTGCAGATGACTCTAAGCAGATGTTTGAAAAGTCTATAGTTTCATGTTTTCGAAATGTCAAGGAGTTCCAAATCTATTTTAGAAAGCCAAATGAGCCTACCACTTacaaatcaaaaaataaTCTCTTGAATGCTAGAAGTTCCAAGAGGCGAAAGCTTGAAGATTGTACTATTCCAGCCAAATGCGTCAAGAGGCCACTCAATTCATTTATGCTTTATCGCTCGATGATGGTAAAAGCCATTATTCTCATTTCTTTCATGGATTCAATCTCCTCTTACATATTCTCAAAAACTGGAATGAGCTACACCGAGTACGATTCAATGAGAGAATTAGACTTCCTCAACaaactttcaaagaaagctGATGATAAACTGCTTCTTGACTTGAAATCTCatttcaaaatcaagaagtttaATCATCATATGCTGATCCAAATAGTCTCTATTCTGTGGAAAACAGAAGATGCTTCTGTAAAGAACGAATTCTACGAGGCTGcgaaaatggagaaaagcATTCATACTCTTTGCTATCCCGAGTACAAGTATCGTCCGAACAGAAAGACATAAGTCCTAGATTcttgctttctttctttttttttactttgTATTGTTAGCTATATAGCTAATGCAATATATTTCCTTGTGTGTGTTTGCTCATCTGTAAAGACAGACAAATGTGAAGGCAGAGTGATACAAGTCAAATGCGATCCTGAATCATATCGTTGTTTCCTAATctattcatcttccagttggtgtacggatgcaCCATTTAAGCAAGGATAAAACGAATGTCTTTCATGGTTTATGCTTATATCATATTGCTCTCACATTATTTTATTATAAGAATGATGTATCGTGCTCCAGATCCATTCGAGGAATGGTTATATAGAAGAGTGAGTATCCAATGACATGCGGTTTAGCTGAATATCACTAACATGCTAAGTTCATAAAATCTAGAGTGTTCAACGACCTGGTGCGAAGGATCTATTGCAAGGTCAACAATATTCCAATTTCTCATAGGATAGACAACGGTTCCATATTTCTTAGACCTGAGAAGATAAGAAGTCAGGTGGATTATGTGCCGACACAATTACAGAGGGTGAACGCCTATCGTAGAGTATTCTGGGAAGAGCTTAAAAACTCATTTCTCTTTAGAAGATAGCTTAAGGATGGATAATATATTTGTATATAAATTAATTAATGGCTCAAAGAACGAGTAGCTAAACTAAAAGTAcatagaaagaaggaaagaatggaaattgaaggaggataaGAGAAGTAAAAATCATTATAGGTTTGGCATTATCGGATTGAGTTGCTAGTTAGGAAACTCCTTAACCACACTAAACTCCTTTCCGGGCTTGTGAAATGACTTGGAGGATACTAAGGTGACATCGTCAGGTAAAGTTAAAATCATTCTGTTCTGGTTGTGGAAGGTAAAGTCCCCCATCATCACATTATCACTATACCGACGAATGGTGTAAGGTTCAGGGTCGTTTCTTAGTACTCTTCTTAAATTCCATGTAATAGCAAATGGACCAACAGAGGTGATAATGGACGTGGGATTCTTGGATTTTGTGATGAGCCCAGCGTTGAAGTTAGCCTTGGTGAATGTTAAATCGTTGCCACAAATCTGTCTTAGATAGGCCAAATGCTCTGGCTTGAGTGAGAGCTTCTTTGGCAGGGGTTTATCGTCCTTACcaaaagatctttcaaATCCCATCTTGTATCTATGCTTACCCCTTTTAATCTTCACGTCAATTAAAAGAAGGTAATTTTTGCATGTAGCTAGCAAGAAACGGCCATCGTTCGATGTGGTTAAGCCAATAAAATCTTCACCAAGGCCAGGCAACG
The sequence above is a segment of the Brettanomyces nanus chromosome 4, complete sequence genome. Coding sequences within it:
- a CDS encoding uncharacterized protein (BUSCO:EOG09341GER); translation: MFIARRFFSVSRLLSSKVAVIGAGPSGFYTSLNLLRDKDPDLQVDMFEKNPCPFGLVRYGVAPDHPEVKNCQDRFQDTREDARFQYFGNVSIGSDLKLKELYDNYDAVVYAYGSSLENKLGIPGEEDHPAIINSRAFVGWYNGDPEYKDLDPPLDKVKSVVIIGNGNVAIDLARVLLAPINDHWKGTDITDHALAMLNLSTVNKVTIVARRGFLESKFTNKEFKELLELYKEGVHFGGWPEQKFATLNDMTLGRVDKRRLSLVNKYIGIASQQNEDSGSKEWFLDYLKSPIGFKVDPENSELLREIIFRESSITIEKIEGQDHKYKYKSKIEPTNEFSSIECQLVIPSIGYKCKPLAEFKELGIPFDDKRGVIPNVDGQVQGKEDSYCVGWIANGSRGNINSAVMTSALLADIIQEGLKSSNKEGRSVIESLLTERKVQVVNWEDWMKIEQYERTLGEQKGKIMDKVTDYNRMLEICKENLS
- a CDS encoding uncharacterized protein (EggNog:ENOG41), producing MDTSEFIYGMSGQKRKLVPLLPNTLMKRTKLEVEDEAASASGGSMESSAKSPRSSRSRAKPVYNTLQPLVTTKVINKNPPDNSDQPKPRHLKSCARCRKHKTKCNYVNTGPNPCSSCAKRGVTCQLEIVIPVKRSNIIKKLSDDVDLLKRLVDELLTKNNYITHLCKQKRLGVIGLAEIRDGVPGETDSSNDTDLSTDVITPPDWLDFPGPSTNDFDEMQMERIRSFESTSTYISVTTACTTPSSEHSEDGGKNYPPIFKLSDLCSYTEEEISCYFQEFNQKFLPYVPIMSPLEHPTAVFNSSELIFWTVVYVTSANAEIEAQFIRKELTKRCWAETPRDISIIQSIIIMAAFPIKTVEEINIQNDLNTSIFLQLEFAKDLSSQIGLGRSTQFSGEFSRLMQDKSLQDEYRYNIWCLLFILGHLYGFRLGLKWNFNIDYILEFRRSLPTYVGRLLNIVILQTTVLDTLIYDLDSSSHLSKNPQLLKNTLSLWMSQLQKFKDVETENNVLVLISLLAVIFELFEPSFDDTQRSQDINIRTMQLCEESFQHISELDVQKSPMFVKLTLEFISLVALKMAISPFNGGSPNSELFVQIFRKLTTLCDFNDTKPILNVEMETETSFNLNNSAVELGDLSLFKTQLMQGLFLDLKHSTQSSKTNIGDFQSLEKYFVDHNLRLDDYRESLTKFKEQVDMTSIYSSALIRMEIWGNVKLGSPSINNTSLSPIPSIPNLYNLSMDGLGNISGTELEAALSPDKTSDTKFASILDSMEMV
- a CDS encoding uncharacterized protein (EggNog:ENOG41), with the translated sequence MRSDLEADNGTSVSSKTPRTIRSFNTDIYAASTPTAHSSHFSVFPEADIVSLKPNRKFSPVYFQRNSSNSHSNLISDISKVTSTQSTNSQNSINHQWNHDTLSLSMGIPWDGLGHRHCVSSGELPSSQSIASSDLVLEIDSLYDLGIKSCNTSDANDITSTVGVSGTSGTSATAISGIKQPLEKVVLSSPSILKRSSSDSQIFEKRFELPESSLKLQPVRLPINGAGQKQPERAYSSITDASVVGDSDYDTAESNRPIISKNSFKFVKVATRSNKRVRSDCNVDSSYELSTEKFTKTGIEGLIEDYSSKFPKYKARIVLPKLNAERSSEILKIAEGKKMQLSDVKQILALLKLRNFDIKLRLIARIVGNSRLLKDIEFVEHEKDTGLIISERPDGDLNLTIKTYAGADDSKQMFEKSIVSCFRNVKEFQIYFRKPNEPTTYKSKNNLLNARSSKRRKLEDCTIPAKCVKRPLNSFMLYRSMMVKAIILISFMDSISSYIFSKTGMSYTEYDSMRELDFLNKLSKKADDKLLLDLKSHFKIKKFNHHMLIQIVSILWKTEDASVKNEFYEAAKMEKSIHTLCYPEYKYRPNRKT
- a CDS encoding uncharacterized protein (BUSCO:EOG09344O16); the encoded protein is MSFIFRRSLSTLIPPKIASPANIGSNPTAKRMQNIVAFYSKLPRGHTAAAAPKTPFGSYREKYRTSGAPIMHMVLFLTVFGYSMDYYFELSHEKDN
- a CDS encoding uncharacterized protein (BUSCO:EOG09344GB6), with amino-acid sequence MKFLIHRPRSGSIMKLVRSPAIAIITLFLVTTILYVISTTSFNDTSKGLDLSPEKLKDRALNVFNKEKSQVSMDVDIPFMPKMGNETLRIELGHASWKLFHTILARYPDEPTETERGHLSTYIKSFAQVYPCGDCARHFVKLLKKYPPQLNSRKNAAIWGCFIHNQVNEVLHHPIYDCTSILEDYDCGCGADEESEDYTLHGKTMKDVQAEKDESEAKEHLDSIQVESKEEHIGG